The proteins below come from a single Candidozyma auris chromosome 3, complete sequence genomic window:
- the WAL1 gene encoding actin-binding protein LAS17, with the protein MGILTTADKEKVKRAVPKASNKIIDATVASLYIAHPDPNAWTYTGLVGAIALVDDLVGHTFFLKLVDIIGTRGVIWDQELYVNFDYHQDRKFFHTFEIEDCLVGLLFEDTSDAAHFFKRVSNRTKYASKDTAKNKNAIALKDKLAPEATKIGPRGEYVDVTTDQRTRRARGVLYYDDQPPPEWRSLYAELAAAGITEDMIAENRQFIKDYIAKQGGPLVGLEPPIPRRHAAPHNVFADHAPEPPAAPPKKTKKAPPPPPPQGVTPQNSQTPELTPTPTNMSSSGEVTPTHSSDGSPAPSKLHTELKFRVPPSNAPVPQVSHTNIPPPQTDQSRPLPSIPQQGGSIPGQQQRPPMFDGSSSSYGQPIQGLQPPPPPPGRTNSNAGAMATPPARGNPPPPPARGNPPAPPQRGGPPPPPPPRAQPTGHTATPQRTGAPPPPPPRAARGAPPPPPARGVRTQPQATQATIPQPSQPFQQPSQPQQPPALPHQSPQSAYQPPLPPQRTAEPASVPPPPPPVAQPQQSQPQSNTAAPPPPPPMPPQNTAPSGGAPPPPPPPPDLSSSGPTPPLPTVDSGRDALLSSIRGAGGINSLKKTDKSQLEKPSALLAEAKGEQPPSSSSGGGAARGQPESLADALAGALSKRKNKVAASDDEDDEDW; encoded by the coding sequence ATGGGCATTCTAACGACGGCAGATAAGGAGAAAGTCAAGCGAGCGGTACCGAAAGCGTCGAATAAAATCATTGACGCCACCGTAGCCAGCTTGTATATCGCTCATCCTGACCCAAATGCGTGGACTTACACTGGTTTAGTGGGAGCAATTGCCTTGGTTGACGATTTGGTTGGCCACACGTTTTTCCTCAAGCTCGTGGATATCATTGGCACTAGAGGTGTTATATGGGATCAGGAGCTCTATGTGAATTTCGATTATCATCAGGATAGGAAATTTTTCCATACATTTGAGATCGAAGATTGTCTTGTGGGACTCCTTTTCGAAGATACCAGCGATGCTGCtcattttttcaaaagggTTTCTAATCGTACGAAGTATGCATCTAAAGACACCGCTAAGAATAAGAATGCCATTGCCTTGAAGGATAAATTGGCGCCTGAGGCTACCAAGATTGGCCCAAGAGGTGAGTATGTGGATGTTACTACAGATCAGAGAACTAGAAGAGCCAGAGGTGTCTTATATTACGACGACCAACCCCCACCAGAATGGAGACTGTTGTACGCTGAATTGGCTGCAGCAGGAATCACTGAAGATATGATTGCAGAAAACAGACAGTTCATTAAGGACTATATTGCTAAGCAAGGTGGTCCCTTGGTGGGACTTGAGCCACCAATTCCTAGGAGACACGCAGCCCCACATAATGTGTTTGCAGATCATGCCCCAGAGCCTCCGGCAGCGCCTCCGAAGAAGACCAAAAAGgcacctcctccacctcctccacaagGTGTGACTCCCCAGAATTCTCAGACACCTGAGCTCACCCCCACGCCAACTAATATGAGCTCTTCGGGTGAAGTAACTCCCACACACAGTTCTGATGGCTCACCTGCGCCTTCTAAGCTTCATACTGAGCTCAAATTCAGAGTCCCTCCATCAAATGCTCCAGTACCTCAGGTGTCTCATACAAATATACCTCCTCCTCAAACAGACCAAAGCAGGCCCCTCCCAAGTATCCCACAGCAAGGTGGCTCAATCCCTGGGCAGCAGCAAAGACCACCTATGTTTGACGGTAGTTCGTCGCTGTATGGCCAGCCAATTCAAGGCTTGCAacctccacctcctccacctgGTCGTACTAACAGCAATGCTGGAGCTATGGCTACACCACCTGCAAGAGGAAACCCCCCACCTCCTCCGGCTAGAGGTAATCCCCCTGCGCCCCCACAAAGAGGTGGccctcctccacctcctccaccgAGAGCTCAACCAACTGGACACACTGCGACTCCACAGAGAACCGgtgctcctcctccacctcctccaagaGCTGCTCGTGGAGCGCCTCCTCCGCCTCCGGCGAGAGGTGTTCGAACTCAACCTCAAGCTACTCAAGCCACGATTCctcaaccttctcaacCATTTCAGCAACCACTGCAGCCTCAACAGCCACCAGCTCTCCCACATCAATCCCCTCAACTGGCTTACCAGCCGCCTCTCCCGCCTCAAAGGACCGCTGAACCGGCATCAGTCCCACCACCCCCACCACCAGTTGCTCAACCTCAGCAGTCGCAGCCACAATCTAATACTGCTGCTCCTCCGCCACCACCTCCTATGCCTCCTCAAAATACTGCCCCATCTGGTGGAGCCCCACCCCCACCTCCGCCTCCTCCAGACTTGAGCTCCTCTGGCCCCACACCACCTTTGCCTACTGTAGACTCCGGAAGAGATGCTTTATTGTCCTCCATTAGAGGTGCTGGAGGAATCAACTCACTTAAGAAGACTGACAAGTCACAACTTGAGAAACCTTCAGCCTTACTTGCGGAAGCAAAAGGTGAGCAGccaccttcatcatcgtctggtggtggtgctgccCGTGGCCAACCTGAGTCTCTTGCCGATGCTCTTGCTGGTGCTTtaagcaaaagaaagaacaagGTTGCAGccagtgatgatgaagatgacgaagattgGTAA